The following coding sequences lie in one Spinacia oleracea cultivar Varoflay chromosome 1, BTI_SOV_V1, whole genome shotgun sequence genomic window:
- the LOC130465460 gene encoding protein MAIN-LIKE 2-like, translating into MASKRRPTSTPLSPPQPPALKRLTKTNVEFDEDNVDDVNDVVVGSGVRHTRSRCVNASVRRERERDGLPLGEEYIEEDLEDFTTALDNALQSTSPQAQLNSSPPQSSHGSKVCHDYDVDSKGDEDEGSEGDENEGSEGNEDEGSGGNEDEGSKGDEEPVIPPRVVVRDSNAPITIHRRKGKFIRNPEGSMSTTGRCRRDKGTRDTWLVTSPMGGGPLDGSVIPSYPAHVARSLWEATFDRGKLHCQSKVVVCKRLMKWYRGMKEDLRDKLGESSLSHLPFMMASHIDAPLISAFVERWQPDTNTFHLPFGEMTIMLHDVQAILGIPVEGSVVSCTYDDTSRSLMSLILDLLQVSDEATLKVGKAPIWQRGCVKTSTIIGNLEGLARDPECEMTGWLLTAIGCCLFTDKSRSRVRSQISRNLDHLDRVPSYSWGSACLAFLYRQLGMATRSESRGIGGCLTLLQAWIYEHFPCFRPRSVRKDIGHSDPRALRWVYAPESKDQTRLASFRARLDKLTPEQVLWTPFGANPAAPCPRTTYIGPICYRDIGEMYNPDQVTRQLGYVQRVPQEVIFFGKAYRPPNSRKYEVEFHDLTHIDKLWKRFAADGYAASLILASLTPVPDGVPYLCEDDYDTWFMGHSHPYICPAFAAFPPTVVVPDRSHTEYWIGRYNQVVHGLIEAHNDPHHPMVIAAQKLLDDWNFILHSQ; encoded by the exons ATGGCTTCAAAGAGGAGACCGACATCGACGCCTTTGTCTCCTCCACAACCGCCGGCGTTAAAG AGACTTACGAAGACCAACGTCGAATTTGATGAGGATAACGTGGATGATGTGAATGATGTCGTTGTTGGTTCTGGAGTGAGGCATACGAGAAGTCGGTGTGTAAATGCTTCggttaggagagagagagagagagatggtTTACCATTGGGTGAGGAGTATATTGAGGAGGACTTGGAGGACTTCACAACTGCTTTGGATAACGCCTTGCAATCCACCTCACCCCAGGCGCAGTTGAATAGCTCGCCACCTCAGTCTTCTCATGGGTCGAAGGTTTGCCATGACTATGACGTGGATTCTAAGGGCGATGAGGATGAGGGTTCTGAGGGCGATGAGAATGAGGGTTCTGAGGGCAATGAGGATGAGGGTTCTGGGGGCAATGAGGATGAGGGTTCTAAGGGCGATGAGGAGCCAGTCATTCCACCTCGCGTCGTGGTGCGCGACTCTAATGCTCCTATTACTATTCATCGACGTAAAGGAAAGTTTATTCGTAACCCTGAGGGGAGTATGAGTACCACCGGACGTTGTCGTAGAGATAAGGGGACTAGAGACACATGGTTAGTTACAAGCCCGATGGGCGGAGGTCCTTTAGACGGTAGCGTTATTCCTAGCTACCCGGCTCACGTTGCGAGGTCCTTATGGGAAGCCACGTTCGATCGAGGTAAATTGCATTGCCAGAGTAAAGTAGTGGTATGTAAGCGGCTAATGAAGTGGTATCGTGGAATGAAAGAAGATCTGCGAGATAAGCTAGGTGAAAGTTCGTTGAGTCATTTGCCATTTATGATGGCATCCCACATTGACGCTCCTTTGATTTCAGCTTTCGTGGAGAGGTGGCAACCGGATACGAACACTTTTCACTTGCCATTTGGAGAGATGACGATCATGTTGCATGACGTTCAGGCGATACTTGGGATTCCTGTTGAGGGGAGTGTAGTGAGTTGTACCTACGACGACACGAGCAGATCTCTTATGAGCCTTATTCTTGATTTGCTTCAGGTGAGCGATGAGGCGACCCTTAAAGTAGGGAAAGCGCCTATATGGCAGCGCGGTTGTGTGAAGACTTCTACTATTATTGGCAATTTGGAGGGATTGGCTAGGGACCCAGAGTGTGAGATGACTGGTTGGCTATTGACTGCTATTGGATGTTGTTTGTTTACTGATAAGAGTAGAAGTCGGGTTCGCTCGCAGATCTCACGTAATCTAGATCATTTGGATCGTGTACCGAGCTACTCTTGGGGCTCAGCTTGCTTAGCCTTTCTTTATCGCCAGCTGGGTATGGCTACACGATCAGAGTCACGAGGTATTGGAGGTTGTCTCACGCTTCTTCAGGCGTGGATATACGAGCATTTTCCATGCTTCCGACCACGATCGGTCAGGAAGGATATAGGACATAGTGATCCTCGTGCATTGAGATGGGTTTATGCTCCAGAGAGTAAGGATCAGACTAGGTTGGCATCGTTTCGTGCTCGATTAGACAAGCTCACACCAGAGCAG GTTTTGTGGACGCCATTTGGCGCCAACCCCGCCGCACCTTGTCCGAGGACTACTTATATTGGGCCCATATGTTATCGTGACATTGGCGAAATGTACAACCCTGATCAGGTTACTCGACAATTGGGTTATGTGCAGCGTGTTCCGCAGGAAGTCATTTTCTTTGGTAAAGCGTATCGGCCACCTAACTCGAGGAAGTATGAGGTGGAGTTTCATGACTTGACACATATAGACAAGTTGTGGAAACGTTTCGCAGCCGATGGTTATGCTGCCAGTTTGATTCTCGCGTCTCTGACTCCTGTTCCAGATGGTGTGCCTTACTTGTGTGAAGATGATTATGATACATGGTTTATGGGTCACTCTCATCCATACATTTGTCCTGCTTTTGCTGCATTTCCACCGACTGTAGTTGTACCTGACCGCTCTCACACTGAATAC TGGATTGGGCGATATAACCAAGTCGTTCATGGACTTATTGAAGCTCATAATGATCCTCATCACCCGATGGTGATAGCCGCCCAGAAGTTATTGGATGATTGGAACTTTATTTTGCATTCCCAGTGA
- the LOC110801713 gene encoding superoxide dismutase [Mn], mitochondrial, whose protein sequence is MAFRTLLTRKALTSAFSKQGTLLQCRSLQTFSLPDLPYDYGALEPAISGEIMQIHHQKHHQTYITNYNKALEQLDDAMAKGDASTVVKLQNAIKFNGGGHVNHSIFWKNLAPINEGGGEPPKSSLGWAIDSNFGSLEALIQKMNAEGAALQGSGWVWLGLDTQSKKLLVETTPNQDPLVTKGPSLIPILGIDVWEHAYYLQYKNVRPDYLKNIWKVMNWKYASEVYEKECPSH, encoded by the exons ATGGCGTTTCGAACACTGTTGACCCGAAAAGCCCTAACTTCTGCATTTTCAAAGCAAGGTACTCTTCTCCAATGTCGATCGTTGCAGACTTTCTCTCTCCCTGATCTTCCGTACGACTATGGCGCTCTTGAGCCCGCCATTAGCGGCGAAATCATGCAGATCCATCATCAGAAGCATCATCAGACTTACATCACTAACTACAACAAAGCTCTTGAGCAGCTCGATGATGCTATGGCTAAAGGCGATGCATCTACTGTTGTCAAGCTTCAGAACGCCATTAAATTCAATGGCGGAG GTCATGTAAATCACTCAATTTTCTGGAAGAACCTTGCTCCAATTAAT gAAGGAGGTGGTGAGCCTCCAAAATCTTCATTGGGTTGGGCGATTGATTCAAATTTCGGTTCTCTAGAAGCTCTTATCCAGAAAATGAATGCTGAAGGAGCTGCCTTACAAGGTTCTGGGTGGGTG TGGCTTGGACTAGATACACAGTCGAAGAAGCTTCTTGTTGAAACCACTCCAAATCAG GACCCACTGGTAACTAAAGGACCCAGCTTGATTCCTATACTCGGTATTGATGTGTGGGAGCATGCATACTACCTGCAG TACAAGAATGTGAGACCTGATTATCTGAAGAACATCTGGAAGGTTATGAACTGGAAATATGCAAGCGAGGTGTATGAGAAAGAGTGCCCCAGCCACTAA